TGGAAGTAGGAGCGGACCCGGTCCTTGAGGCTACGGGATTTTCCCACATAGAGGACCTCTCCGGTTTCACTCTTCATAAGATAGACACCCGGTTCTTCCGGAAGAGTTCTCAGACGGTCTTCGACAAGGGATGACAGAGAGTGATTCGGAGACGAATTCACTGGGTTCGACACATTCCCTCCATTGTTCTCGGGCGGACGGGTTGATTATACTACAAGGTATCGCAGGGGAGAGGACTTCACCGATTTTTACAAGAAGGAAGGTTCCGTATGGATCCGGCAAGCGTGCACGATACCAGGTCGGAGGAAACGGAGGGGGGGACAGGCCCCGCCGATGAGGAAAAAATGACCGGAAAGGACTGGATGAGAGTTTTTGTCTATTTCGTCCTCGGTCTTTTCCTTCTTTTCGTTTTTTTCTATATGATTTTCGCCGGTCCGAAAGCAGCCCTGATCGCCGGAGTCACGCTTCTGGTCGGCATCGTTCTTTGGGTCATTTTCCGGTATGTTCTGAAGGAGATCGCCTAGTTCATGTTTTTTTCCTTCCAGAAAGTTTTCTGAAAAGAATGAAAAAACTCTATGGTGTGATTGGTTATCCGGTATCCCATTCCCTGTCCCCTTTGTTCCAGCAGGCGGCGATGGAGTCCTTGGGCATTGACGCTGCTTATGTGCCTTTTGAAATTCCTTCGGACCAAATCGGAATCGCCCTGAAGTCGATGGAGGTTCTTGGTGTTGAAGGGTTTAACGTGACGATCCCGCACAAGGAGTCGGTTTCAGGACTGGTTGCGGGCAAGGACCGTATCGCAACAATTGTCGGCGCCGTCAACACGGTTTCCCGGAAGGCTGACGGATGGTTTGGGGCCAACACCGATGTTGGAGGATTTCAGGAAGCATTTCGGCATTTCCTGCACAATAAAATAAAGAAAGAAGTGTTTCATCCGATGGTTTTTGGTGCGGGAGGGTCTGTCAGAAGTGTCCTTTTCGCTCTCCGGGAGTCCGGTTTTCATCGTTTGACCATTGCCAATCGTTCGCCTGATCGAGCACGTGCGCTTCTGGATGCCCTTTTTCCCCCGGATGTGAGAAAAAATGTAACTGTAATTTCCCTTGCA
This window of the Leptospirillum ferriphilum genome carries:
- a CDS encoding shikimate dehydrogenase family protein; its protein translation is MKKLYGVIGYPVSHSLSPLFQQAAMESLGIDAAYVPFEIPSDQIGIALKSMEVLGVEGFNVTIPHKESVSGLVAGKDRIATIVGAVNTVSRKADGWFGANTDVGGFQEAFRHFLHNKIKKEVFHPMVFGAGGSVRSVLFALRESGFHRLTIANRSPDRARALLDALFPPDVRKNVTVISLADLSNQGVGECDVLINALSREAFQDSFSLLDRVDCTGIKGFFDLSYRPDGLPTSFLKFGLSLHRPVEDGLRMLLEQGALSFEIWMGQPAPRDIMAEALRKKLGRSPSLLT